In one window of Dromaius novaehollandiae isolate bDroNov1 chromosome W, bDroNov1.hap1, whole genome shotgun sequence DNA:
- the LOC112985199 gene encoding protein ERGIC-53, protein MAARAQRGGPAAATALLAAALLALGRPPLALGQAAAAAEEESPAAAAPHRRFEYKYSFKGPHLVQADGTVPFWAHTGNAIPSADQIRITTSLKSQRGSVWTKNKSVFEHWEIEVTFRVTGRGRIGADGLAIWFTEEQGLEGPVFGAADKWNGVGIFFDSFDNDGKKNNPGVVVVGNNGRLLYDHQNDGSTQALAYCQRDFRNKPYPVRAKITYYQKLLTVLINNGFTPDKEDYEFCAKVEDMVLPPQGYFGISAATGGLADDHDVLSFLTFQLTEPGKEVPTPDAEIPQKDKEKYQEEFEHFQQELDKKKEEFQKEHPDVQGQPADDLFETVSDRELRQIFEGQNRIHLEIKQLNRQLNMILDEQRRYVSAVTDEFARRAGVPDQQGQISQQEIDRVVKTQEEVLRQVNDMRSSMADTLRLVSGAQHPGSAAGVYETTQHFNDIKEHLHVVKRDIEHLVQRNMPSNEKSKCPDLPPFPSCLSTMHFFVFVAVQTVLFVGYIMYRSQQEAAAKKFF, encoded by the exons atggcggcgcgcgcgcagcggggcggccccgcggcggctaCGGCCCTGCTCGCCGCCGCGCTGCTGGCGCTCGGCCGCCCGCCGCTCGCGCTcggccaggcggcggcggcggcggaggaggagagcccggcggcggccgcgccgcacCGCCGCTTCGAGTACAAGTACAGCTTCAAGGGGCCGCACCTGGTGCAGGCGGACGGGACGGTGCCCTTCTGGGCGCACACGGGCA ATGCCATACCGAGTGCAGATCAGATTCGTATAACAACGTCTTTGAAAAGCCAGAGAGGATCAGTGTGGACAAAGAACAAATCAGTCTTTGAACACTGGGAAATTGAGGTGACGTTTCGAGTTACAGGAAGAGGCCGCATTGGAGCTGATGGACTG GCAATCTGGTTTACAGAAGAGCAAGGCTTGGAAGGTCCTGTTTTTGGGGCAGCTGATAAATGGAATGGTGTTGGAATTTTCTTTGATTCTTTTGACAATGATGGAAAG aaaaacaatcCTGGTGTGGTTGTTGTGGGCAACAATGGAAGACTTCTGTATGACCATCAGAA TGATGGTTCCACACAAGCATTGGCATACTGTCAAAGGGACTTTCGTAACAAGCCCTATCCTGTCCGAGCAAAGATTACATACTACCAAAAATTACTGACT gtgTTAATTAACAATGGCTTTACTCCAGATAAAGAAGACTATGAATTTTGTGCAAAAGTGGAAGATATGGTGTTGCCACCACAAGGATATTTTGGAATATCTGCAGCCACAGGGGGACTTGCAG ATGACCATGATGTCCTGTCTTTCCTGACCTTCCAGCTGACTGAACCTGGCAAGGAAGTA CCTACACCAGATGCAGAAATTCCTCAAAAAGATAAAGAGAAGTATCAAGAAGAGTTTGAACACTTTCAGCAAGAATTggataaaaagaaagaggaatttcAAAAGGAACATCCTGATGTGCAAGGACAGCCAG cgGATGATCTTTTTGAAACTGTGAGTGATCGTGAACTGAGGCAAATCTTTGAAGGACAGAATCGGATTCATCTTGAAATCAAACAGCTTAATAGACAATTGAATATGATTCTGGATGAGCAGAGGAGATATGTCTCTGCAGTGACAGATGAGTTTGCCAGAAGAGCTGGTGTTCCAGATCAACAAGGACAG ATTTCTCAGCAAGAGATTGATAGAGTTGTGAAAACTCAAGAAGAGGTCCTTAGACAAGTGAATGACATGAG AAGTTCCATGGCTGACACGCTGAGGTTGGTCAGCGGAGCTCAAcatcctggctctgctgcaggagtCTACGAAACAACTCAGCACTTCAATGACATCAAAGAACACCTTCACGTAGTAAAGAGGGACATTGAGCATTTAGTACAACGAAATATG cCATCTAATGAGAAATCAAAGTGTCCAGACTTGCCACCGTTTCCATCGTGTTTATCTACAATGCACTTCTTCGTATTTGTAGCAGTGCAAACAGTGTTATTCGTTGGCTATATCATGTATAG gagtcaacaagaagcagcagccaaaaaGTTCTTTTGA